The following are from one region of the Spodoptera frugiperda isolate SF20-4 chromosome 20, AGI-APGP_CSIRO_Sfru_2.0, whole genome shotgun sequence genome:
- the LOC118281628 gene encoding tRNA N6-adenosine threonylcarbamoyltransferase, mitochondrial, protein MNTLKRLVCSQFVNKLSKQYLFKPRAFNNRQSANINILGIETSCDDTGCAIINRNGKILSEVCHSQNLMHLRNGGIIPDIAQDLHRMHIEPTVARTLEQAKLSMEDISAIAVTLKPGLPLSLVIGMKYAKHLGRRFKKPIIPIHHMQAHALVARMHHDIKFPFLVLLISGGHCLLAVVQDVDHFQLLGESMDCAPGEVFDKVARSMKLRNVPEYSQICGGQAVEAAAAKATNPNMFKIALPLAEYKDCNFSFNGLKTSVMYHLYKKEQEHKIVAHELIPEVNDLCAAMLMATTRHLIHRTQRAMEFCKDNNLIPEDSKQLVVSGGVACNNYIFSALQMLCNETNYNIYRPFPKLCTDNGVMIAWNGLEKWKKGLDITTDFSTLDIEATSPIGESLIDKVKEAKISTKLIKIKASN, encoded by the coding sequence ATGAATACTTTAAAGCGTTTAGTGTGTTcacaatttgtaaataaattaagtaaacaatatttatttaaaccaagAGCTTTTAACAATCGCCAGAGcgcaaatataaatatactggGTATTGAAACATCGTGTGACGACACCGGCTGTGCAATTATTAATAGAAATGGTAAAATATTATCTGAAGTTTGTCACTCACAAAATCTAATGCATTTAAGAAATGGAGGAATCATACCAGATATTGCACAAGATTTACATAGAATGCATATTGAACCCACTGTTGCTAGAACATTGGAGCAAGCAAAACTATCAATGGAAGATATTTCAGCTATTGCAGTAACTTTAAAACCAGGACTACCTCTAAGTCTAGTCATAGGAATGAAGTATGCTAAACACTTGGGTCGGCGATTTAAGAAACCTATTATACCCATACACCACATGCAGGCACATGCACTTGTAGCGAGAATGCATCATGATATAAAATTCCCGTTTTTGGTACTTCTAATATCAGGAGGGCACTGCCTACTCGCTGTAGTGCAAGATGTTGATCACTTTCAGTTACTTGGAGAAAGCATGGATTGTGCTCCTGGAGAAGTTTTTGATAAAGTAGCTAGAAGTATGAAATTGAGAAATGTACCTGAATATTCTCAAATATGTGGAGGCCAAGCTGTTGAGGCAGCTGCAGCAAAAGCTACAAATCCTAACATGTTCAAAATAGCCTTACCTTTAGCTGAATACAAGGattgtaattttagttttaatggtcTTAAAACATCAGTTATGTACCATTTGTACAAAAAAGAACAGGAACACAAGATTGTAGCTCATGAACTGATACCTGAGGTGAATGACCTATGTGCAGCTATGCTGATGGCTACCACCAGACATCTTATCCACAGAACACAGAGAGCTATGGAATTttgtaaagataataatttaataccaGAAGATAGTAAACAGCTTGTTGTGTCTGGTGGTGTAgcatgtaataattatattttcagtgCTTTACAAATGTTATGTAATGAAactaattataacatttatagaCCATTTCCAAAATTATGTACAGATAATGGTGTTATGATAGCTTGGAATGGCTTAGAAAAGTGGAAGAAAGGTCTGGATATCACAACTGATTTCAGCACTTTAGATATAGAGGCAACTAGTCCTATTGGAGAAAGTTTAATAGATAAAGTTAAAGAAGCAAAAATTTCcaccaaattaattaaaataaaagcaagcAATTAA
- the LOC118281626 gene encoding uncharacterized protein LOC118281626, which produces MDILEKVYRNVRQHVINWSGSLPKSVDILNKSVSNVRLPPFTKDNVLYYYLPLQGLVSYTTLSVSVMNPHLMVRLFPQRDVTDVLFLTAGGGAGLWLWARPHMAAAAPARRFSWAFLGGCLWPLGSIFLWAILRSSVGQRPVIGTVLGVTTGAMLTNIALDYFHYVELMFCGEVQLPDETYSPNSDDEKYDIDI; this is translated from the exons ATGGATATTCTGGAGAAGGTTTACCGGAACGTTCGACAGCACGTTATAAATTGGTCAGGATCACTACCGAAATCTGTTGATATTCTGAACAAATCAGTATCGAATGTGAGGTTGCCACCTTTTACGAAGGACAATGTGCTGTACTATTATTTACCATTACAAGGTCTGGTTAGTTACACAACATTGTCAGTAAGTGTAATGAACCCTCACCTAATGGTCAG gTTGTTTCCACAAAGAGATGTaacagatgttttatttttaactgcgGGTGGTGGTGCAGGACTCTGGCTCTGGGCAAGACCGCATATGGCAGCAGCGGCACCAGCAAGGCGTTTCTCTTGGGCATTTTTAGGTGGTTGTTTGTGGCCTCTTGGGTCCATTTTCTTATGGGCCATACTCAGAAGTTCAGTAGGTCAAAGACCAGTCATAGGCACTGTGTTAGGTGTTACTACAGGAGCAATGCTTACTAATATTGCTTTagattattttcattatgtAGAACTCATGTTTTGTGGTGAAGTGCAGCTCCCTGATGAGACATACAGTCCCAACAGTGATGATGAAAAGTatgatattgatatttaa